From Halorubrum salinarum, the proteins below share one genomic window:
- a CDS encoding DUF4013 domain-containing protein — MRPSTAAVTYPVAGDARERPLLAVWLLFALAVVVPVLPALPVVGYLVRVLTASERGDSMPPFLADGRTLLRRSLGGTAVCLVFLGIPFAALLVTLYGVVTLDPGANAPVGRILAGSTAVLFVGVFGTYLAPVSLITYGREGSLRRAFSPGALRPVAGHAAYFFGWTLGFTALVVAVGVGGALFTVSRAGPLFGTFVLAYGLLVAAYLWGRAVERARRR, encoded by the coding sequence ATGCGCCCCTCGACCGCCGCCGTCACGTATCCCGTCGCCGGCGACGCCCGGGAGCGGCCCCTCCTCGCCGTCTGGCTGCTGTTCGCGCTGGCCGTCGTCGTGCCGGTCCTCCCGGCGCTGCCGGTCGTCGGCTACCTCGTCCGCGTGCTGACCGCCAGCGAGCGGGGCGACTCGATGCCGCCCTTCCTCGCCGACGGCCGGACGCTCCTCCGCCGGTCGCTCGGCGGGACGGCCGTCTGTCTGGTGTTCCTCGGGATCCCGTTCGCGGCCCTCCTGGTGACGCTCTACGGCGTCGTCACGCTCGACCCCGGCGCGAACGCGCCGGTCGGCCGCATCCTCGCCGGATCGACGGCCGTGCTCTTCGTCGGCGTCTTCGGCACGTACCTCGCGCCCGTCTCGCTGATCACCTACGGTCGGGAGGGGTCGCTCCGCCGGGCGTTCTCCCCGGGCGCCCTCCGGCCGGTCGCCGGCCACGCCGCCTACTTCTTCGGGTGGACCCTCGGCTTCACCGCGCTCGTCGTCGCCGTCGGCGTCGGCGGCGCGCTGTTCACCGTCTCGCGCGCGGGCCCGCTGTTCGGGACGTTCGTCCTCGCGTACGGCCTCCTCGTGGCCGCGTACCTCTGGGGGCGCGCCGTCGAGCGCGCCCGGCGACGGTAG
- a CDS encoding AAA family ATPase, with amino-acid sequence MDGPLWTDTHAPDLDEIRQDEARDRLRRAVDEPMNLVVQGPPGVGKTAAARALAEASHADPDADLIEINVADFFGRTKKEIRTDPRFEGFLAGRSSMAKRDMINRVLKESASYAPMSGEYKTVLLDNAEAIREDFQQALRRVMEKHHRTTQFVIATRQPSKLIAPIRSRCFPVRVRSPTTDETIDVLEAICEREGVDYDGDGLEFVASAAGGDLREAILSAQATAVEGGEVTMSTAYETLGDVGDDDAIRGALADARAGDLKDARSALDDLLEEGYDGQELLRETLRVARAGSEYGGDDLARLHALAGEADLDLSDGLHDTTHLVHLLAAWAAGRTELSPELRDAEAAS; translated from the coding sequence ATGGACGGACCGCTGTGGACGGACACGCACGCGCCCGACCTCGACGAGATCCGGCAGGACGAGGCCCGCGACCGCCTGCGTCGGGCCGTCGACGAGCCGATGAACCTCGTCGTCCAGGGGCCGCCGGGGGTCGGGAAGACGGCGGCGGCGCGCGCGCTCGCCGAGGCGTCACACGCCGACCCGGACGCCGACCTGATCGAGATCAACGTCGCCGACTTCTTCGGGCGGACCAAAAAGGAGATCCGGACCGACCCGCGGTTCGAGGGGTTCCTCGCGGGGCGGAGCTCGATGGCGAAACGCGACATGATAAACCGCGTGCTGAAGGAGTCGGCGTCGTACGCGCCGATGTCCGGCGAGTACAAGACGGTCCTGCTGGACAACGCGGAGGCGATCCGAGAGGACTTCCAGCAGGCGCTGCGCCGCGTGATGGAGAAGCACCACCGCACCACCCAGTTCGTGATCGCGACGCGCCAGCCCTCGAAGCTCATCGCCCCGATCCGGTCGCGCTGCTTCCCGGTCCGGGTCCGCTCGCCGACCACCGACGAGACGATCGACGTCCTCGAAGCGATCTGCGAGCGCGAGGGCGTCGACTACGACGGCGACGGGCTGGAGTTCGTCGCCAGCGCGGCCGGCGGCGACCTCCGGGAGGCGATCCTCTCGGCGCAGGCGACCGCGGTCGAGGGCGGCGAGGTCACCATGTCGACCGCCTACGAGACGCTCGGCGACGTGGGCGACGACGACGCGATCCGCGGGGCGCTTGCCGACGCCCGCGCCGGCGACCTGAAGGACGCCCGCTCGGCACTCGACGACCTGCTCGAAGAGGGATACGACGGGCAGGAGCTGCTCCGCGAGACGCTCCGCGTCGCCCGCGCCGGCTCCGAGTACGGCGGCGACGACCTCGCGCGGCTCCACGCGCTCGCGGGCGAGGCCGACCTCGACCTGTCCGACGGGCTCCACGACACGACCCACCTCGTCCACCTGCTCGCGGCGTGGGCGGCGGGACGGACCGAGCTCTCCCCCGAACTCCGGGACGCGGAGGCGGCGTCGTGA
- a CDS encoding protein sorting system archaetidylserine decarboxylase, giving the protein MTRRPPLSRLLPFPVVDAAWDLALVPALAGAVALPFVPPVGVALVALAVGVLWFHRDPERDPPKGDETVVSPADGTVSVVREEGSRLRVGVFMNVTDVHVNRAPLAGEVREVRHRPGANRPAFDKESDRNEQVAIDFGEYELLVIAGWFARRIHPSVEPGDRVERGDRVGHVSFGSRADVVLPADVGREDLLVAEGDGVRAGETIIAERPSDDG; this is encoded by the coding sequence GTGACCCGCCGCCCGCCGCTCTCGCGGCTGCTCCCCTTCCCGGTCGTCGACGCCGCGTGGGACCTGGCGCTCGTCCCGGCGCTCGCTGGCGCCGTCGCGCTGCCGTTCGTCCCGCCCGTCGGCGTCGCGCTCGTCGCGCTCGCCGTCGGGGTCCTCTGGTTCCACCGCGACCCCGAGCGCGACCCGCCGAAGGGCGACGAGACGGTCGTCTCCCCGGCCGACGGCACCGTTTCGGTGGTCCGCGAGGAGGGCTCGCGACTCCGCGTCGGCGTGTTCATGAACGTCACCGACGTGCACGTGAACCGCGCGCCGCTCGCGGGCGAGGTGCGCGAGGTCCGCCACCGGCCCGGCGCGAACCGCCCGGCGTTCGACAAGGAGTCGGACCGCAACGAGCAGGTCGCGATCGACTTCGGGGAGTACGAGCTGCTCGTCATCGCGGGCTGGTTCGCCCGGCGGATCCACCCGTCGGTCGAGCCGGGTGACCGCGTCGAGCGCGGCGACCGCGTCGGGCACGTCTCGTTCGGCTCCCGCGCCGACGTGGTCCTGCCCGCGGACGTGGGCCGCGAGGACCTGCTCGTCGCCGAGGGCGACGGCGTCCGCGCGGGCGAGACGATCATCGCGGAGCGCCCGAGCGACGACGGGTAG